Within Campylobacter sp. MIT 99-7217, the genomic segment CTACAAGGCAAGAAACAAGCGTGGCTATATCCCCATTTTTAGCTCTTATCTTTTCTATATAGCTTGAAAAGGGTTTGAAACTTTCATGCAAATTTTTAGTTTTAACGCTATCATCGATGAACATTTCAAGCTTTTTAACAAAAAACTCACATTTTTGCAAATCTTGCAACTTATTTCCTTTAAATTCGCACCTTAAAGCGTATTTAATGGCATTTCCAAGATAAAAGGCATTAATGTTTTTGTGCATTTTTTTAAAAAGCTTTTCTAGAAGTTCTAAGCTTTCAAAGCCATAGCCTTTATAATGCGCTGGATTGTTAATCAAATCTTGCATTTTTATCCTTTTTTTAAAAGTAAATTTAGAAAAATCAAAGATTTAAAACAAGGGTTAAAAAAATTGCCCCTTTAAAAAAGTGGCTTAATTTGTTTAAATATGAGCATTTTTAAACCCACTAAAAGGAAAAATATGAATTTTGACTTTGATAAGGCACTTGAGGCTGGATATAATGAAAAAGAAATTGTTGATTTTTTGCAAACGCAAGATACAGACATTGATTTTGAAGCTTTCAAGAAAAACTATCACAACGACCATGCTTTGATCTTGGAAGAGCTTAAAAAAGGCAACAAAACAGGCACAATAAGCAAATTTAACGAGGCTAGACTTTGGCTAAATCCTGAAGATAGAGCTAAGCTAAATGAAGCTGATTTTAACAAGGCTAAAAATGAGCTTTTAGAGCAAGAAAAAATCACACAAAAAGAAGAAGCTATCAAAGAGCTTGAAAACAAAAGCACCTTAGAAAAAATCGAAGATAGAGCCTTAAATTTCTTAGGATTTGGTGAGCTTTACAAAAAGGGTGCAAATGCCTTAAATGAAAGCTTGGGTCTTGAAAAGCCTTTTAAATACGATGAAAGCATACAAAAAAGCTTTAACAAAGATATCAAAGAAAAAATCACACAAGGCATAGACTTTAAGGATTTAAGCAAGGGGGAAAAAGCACATTTAAGCAGTGAGTTTCACAAAAATGCCGAATTTGGCAGCAATTTTTTAGCAAATGCTTTCAATCTTTTTGCAAGCGATGAGTTTATGGCAAAGGCTGAGTATCAAAGACAGCAAAAGCGTGCAAAAATAGCAAACACAAGAGGACGGCTAAAAGAAGAAGATAAAGAATTTATCGAAAATGAACTTGGCTTTGCGGCGAAGTGGTTTCAAAGCGACAAAGAAAATCTCAAAGAATTTAAAGAAAAATACAAGGCTGAAGATATGATCTTTAGCGAGGTGCAAAAGGCGGTTAATACCCTAAGTCAATTTCACGAAAAATCCTTGCTTAAAAATCTTTTTTTAAGTGATGATGAAAAAGCTAAGCAAATGCAAAAAGATTTTTTGCAAGATCTTTACACCATAGCTGAGCTTAATGGCTTTGATGATGCTGGACTTGATAAAGAGGGCGAAATATATTTTATCAAAAGAGACGATAAGGGCAAGGAGCAAAAATATCTTGTGAATACCGGCTTTTTTGATAATTTTGCCAATACCTTAAATGATAGCAAATTTGAAATCGCAGGAGGCTTAACAGGGGCTTTAGCAGGGGCTAAAAAAGGAACTACGCCTCAGGCAAGGCTGATTAATTCCGTGTTCGGTAGTGCTTTGGGTAGCTTTGTAGGAGCAGGCACTGATATGGCTGTGGCCAATGCTTATCTTGATAGGGAAAATAATTTTAAAGATATGCTTGATTACTCAGTGCA encodes:
- a CDS encoding DUF3310 domain-containing protein — its product is MQDLINNPAHYKGYGFESLELLEKLFKKMHKNINAFYLGNAIKYALRCEFKGNKLQDLQKCEFFVKKLEMFIDDSVKTKNLHESFKPFSSYIEKIRAKNGDIATLVSCLVAFALEPFKNNHAVLKVFIQKLIEEMNGSKG